The Candidatus Hydrogenedentota bacterium genome has a window encoding:
- the murG gene encoding undecaprenyldiphospho-muramoylpentapeptide beta-N-acetylglucosaminyltransferase codes for MRIMISGGGTGGHTSPAVAIIEELRKRDPRLVVQWVGRKGGIEQKVAARAGVPFRTVPVEGWPRKRSLRRLWVAAKLAAGVVRAMLHIASFRPQAVVGVGGFVCLPLCYAAQRLGILTFLHEQNKRLGMANQLLAPRATRLLLSYPETLGRYPADKARVVGNPVRAGFLQPPSREDARESLGLDANVPVVLVTGGSQGAHTINAAMKEAVLDFGPRDAQFLWMTGASDAASAREAASRSSARVEVFPFIEDMARACAAADLMVCRAGASSTAEIAAMGKPSILIPYPHATDNHQEQNARAFEQAGAAVVLLDGECTGQRLAETIRGLLNEPERRAAMAKAAVLLAKPAAAETIVEEILTHVFQAAPLEEA; via the coding sequence ATGCGCATCATGATATCGGGCGGCGGCACAGGCGGACACACCTCGCCGGCGGTGGCCATCATCGAGGAACTCCGCAAACGCGATCCGCGCCTGGTGGTTCAGTGGGTCGGACGCAAGGGCGGAATCGAACAGAAGGTGGCGGCGCGCGCCGGGGTTCCGTTTCGGACGGTGCCCGTCGAGGGCTGGCCACGCAAACGAAGCCTTCGCAGGTTGTGGGTAGCGGCGAAATTGGCCGCGGGCGTTGTTCGCGCCATGCTTCACATAGCAAGTTTTCGCCCGCAGGCCGTTGTGGGCGTGGGGGGATTCGTCTGCCTGCCCCTGTGCTACGCGGCGCAACGGCTGGGCATTCTCACGTTTCTCCACGAACAAAACAAGCGGCTCGGCATGGCCAACCAACTGCTCGCGCCGCGCGCGACCCGGCTGCTGTTGAGTTATCCGGAAACCCTGGGACGTTATCCCGCCGACAAGGCGCGCGTGGTGGGCAATCCCGTGCGCGCGGGGTTCCTGCAACCGCCGTCCCGGGAAGACGCCCGCGAATCCCTTGGACTCGATGCAAACGTGCCGGTCGTGCTCGTTACCGGCGGCAGCCAGGGCGCACACACAATCAATGCCGCCATGAAGGAGGCCGTCCTCGACTTCGGGCCGCGGGATGCGCAATTCCTGTGGATGACCGGCGCTTCCGATGCTGCGTCCGCGCGCGAAGCCGCCTCGCGGTCGTCCGCGCGCGTGGAGGTTTTCCCGTTTATCGAGGACATGGCGCGCGCATGCGCCGCCGCGGACCTGATGGTGTGCCGCGCGGGCGCGTCGAGCACCGCCGAAATCGCCGCCATGGGCAAGCCGTCCATCCTCATACCGTATCCGCATGCGACGGACAATCATCAGGAACAGAACGCCCGGGCCTTCGAACAGGCCGGAGCCGCCGTGGTGCTGCTCGATGGCGAATGCACCGGCCAGCGTCTCGCGGAAACGATTCGCGGCCTGCTAAACGAACCGGAACGCCGCGCCGCCATGGCCAAGGCGGCCGTTTTGCTGGC